A genome region from Euphorbia lathyris chromosome 4, ddEupLath1.1, whole genome shotgun sequence includes the following:
- the LOC136226230 gene encoding uncharacterized protein isoform X3 codes for MVIEDMKAQICISKYFWPLIFLVIIILIIYTTRLFFLASDFCTTSAGNGGKKLHYKMTNITKRYNDDGGKNQDSFDGKEKKSRALDGIMVCSSMANTNIQNLNWN; via the exons ATGGTAATAGAAGATAT GAAAGCTCAAATTTGCATATCAAAATATTTTTGGCCTCTCATCTTTTTGGTGATAATCATTTTGATAATATATA CAACCAGGCTCTTCTTCCTAGCTTCCGATTTTTGTACCACAAGTGCAG gcaatggtggaaaaaaattGCAttataaaatgacaaatattacAAAAAGATACAATGATGATGGTGGAAAGAATCAG GATTCATTTGATggcaaagaaaaaaaatcacggGCACTTGATGGTATAATGGTATGCTCAAGCATGGCAAATACAAATATTCAAAACCTCAATTGGAATTGA
- the LOC136226230 gene encoding uncharacterized protein isoform X6 encodes MVIEDMKAQICISKYFWPLIFLVIIILIIYTTRLFFLASDFCTTSAGNGGKKLHYKMTNITKRYNDDGGKNQNIILMGYHNCGDSMGFI; translated from the exons ATGGTAATAGAAGATAT GAAAGCTCAAATTTGCATATCAAAATATTTTTGGCCTCTCATCTTTTTGGTGATAATCATTTTGATAATATATA CAACCAGGCTCTTCTTCCTAGCTTCCGATTTTTGTACCACAAGTGCAG gcaatggtggaaaaaaattGCAttataaaatgacaaatattacAAAAAGATACAATGATGATGGTGGAAAGAATCAG AACATCATTTTAATGGGCTATCACAACTGCGGGGATTCAATGG GATTCATTTGA
- the LOC136226230 gene encoding uncharacterized protein isoform X2 has product MVIEDMKAQICISKYFWPLIFLVIIILIIYTTRLFFLASDFCTTSAGNGGKKLHYKMTNITKRYNDDGGKNQFLLSCNNLRVAKRMKSWEISIGQDLFPLSQLLCYYRGFI; this is encoded by the exons ATGGTAATAGAAGATAT GAAAGCTCAAATTTGCATATCAAAATATTTTTGGCCTCTCATCTTTTTGGTGATAATCATTTTGATAATATATA CAACCAGGCTCTTCTTCCTAGCTTCCGATTTTTGTACCACAAGTGCAG gcaatggtggaaaaaaattGCAttataaaatgacaaatattacAAAAAGATACAATGATGATGGTGGAAAGAATCAG TTTCTTCTCTCATGTAACAACTTAAGGGTTGCCAAGAGGATGAAATCTTGGGAGATTAGCATTGGTCAAGACTTATTCCCTCTCTCTCAATTATTATGCTATTACCGTG GATTCATTTGA
- the LOC136226230 gene encoding uncharacterized protein isoform X1, translating to MVIEDMKAQICISKYFWPLIFLVIIILIIYTTRLFFLASDFCTTSAGNGGKKLHYKMTNITKRYNDDGGKNQFLLSCNNLRVAKRMKSWEISIGQDLFPLSQLLCYYRGMSCHLCLARHLIVYFFVLANSQIVLLICKKGSD from the exons ATGGTAATAGAAGATAT GAAAGCTCAAATTTGCATATCAAAATATTTTTGGCCTCTCATCTTTTTGGTGATAATCATTTTGATAATATATA CAACCAGGCTCTTCTTCCTAGCTTCCGATTTTTGTACCACAAGTGCAG gcaatggtggaaaaaaattGCAttataaaatgacaaatattacAAAAAGATACAATGATGATGGTGGAAAGAATCAG TTTCTTCTCTCATGTAACAACTTAAGGGTTGCCAAGAGGATGAAATCTTGGGAGATTAGCATTGGTCAAGACTTATTCCCTCTCTCTCAATTATTATGCTATTACCGTGGTATGAGTTGTCATTTATGTTTAGCTAGGCATCTGATTGTGTATTTCTTTGTTTTAGCAAATTCTCAGATTGTTTTGTTGATATGCAAAAAAGGGTCAGATTGA
- the LOC136226230 gene encoding uncharacterized protein isoform X5, producing the protein MVIEDMKAQICISKYFWPLIFLVIIILIIYTTRLFFLASDFCTTSAGNGGKKLHYKMTNITKRYNDDGGKNQNIILMGYHNCGDSMVSSLM; encoded by the exons ATGGTAATAGAAGATAT GAAAGCTCAAATTTGCATATCAAAATATTTTTGGCCTCTCATCTTTTTGGTGATAATCATTTTGATAATATATA CAACCAGGCTCTTCTTCCTAGCTTCCGATTTTTGTACCACAAGTGCAG gcaatggtggaaaaaaattGCAttataaaatgacaaatattacAAAAAGATACAATGATGATGGTGGAAAGAATCAG AACATCATTTTAATGGGCTATCACAACTGCGGGGATTCAATGG TTTCTTCTCTCATGTAA
- the LOC136226230 gene encoding uncharacterized protein isoform X4, translating into MVIEDMKAQICISKYFWPLIFLVIIILIIYTTRLFFLASDFCTTSAGNGGKKLHYKMTNITKRYNDDGGKNQNIILMGYHNCGDSMGTIISLN; encoded by the exons ATGGTAATAGAAGATAT GAAAGCTCAAATTTGCATATCAAAATATTTTTGGCCTCTCATCTTTTTGGTGATAATCATTTTGATAATATATA CAACCAGGCTCTTCTTCCTAGCTTCCGATTTTTGTACCACAAGTGCAG gcaatggtggaaaaaaattGCAttataaaatgacaaatattacAAAAAGATACAATGATGATGGTGGAAAGAATCAG AACATCATTTTAATGGGCTATCACAACTGCGGGGATTCAATGGGTACGATTATTTCTCTGAACTGA